The Sparus aurata chromosome 10, fSpaAur1.1, whole genome shotgun sequence genome includes the window CTATCCAAACCTCTGAGATCAGGATTTCTAGGTCAAATCCTGATGcttatggttgttttttgttttggcagtCAGGCTTTCCCATCATGCAATACACCATGACATTTGCACCATATGATCCTATAACGCTATAATAATGATATCTATACAATGGACAAGACAATGACAAGTCCCCAGCTGTCAGTGACATGTTAAACCAATATCATGTCTTATTTTTGCTTATAAATACCTGCGTCTTGACTGGAGTGCTGTGAATTGGTGCGCTGTCCTTTCGAAGAGCCTCTTCGAAAACATTTCTCCAAGCGTTTCCGTCACCATCTGAAAATAAGAAAGGAAACATCCTTTATATCAAATGAATGCCATCTTTTGAAGCTGCAAACCCACTGAGAACCAAGTAATAATCAGTAGGTTCGTAGAATGGGGCAAAATGATCTGTGGTTAATTCTGCTTGGCAGTTAAATCGAGTTGACATCAAAACTGTAGTGGAACTACTGACTAGATTCTTCTTAAAGGGACAAGGCGCCTCCAAATCGAAAACACTTACTTACCTCTTACCTGTAGCGCTATTTAGCCATCTAAATTGTTTTAACATGAGTTGCTGTGCTTTGAAAATATCGGCTTTAGGGATGTCTGACTTCTTTTGAATACAATGGAACCAaagtaaatggtaaatggacttttccagtctactgacgaCTCAAAGCGCCTCTAGGTTGTGCCTTAAGCAGctatgcaaggtgccaacttcaaatcaggagcaatttggttTAAGTATTTTcctcaaggatactttgacatgtagaCGGGGGAGCCAAAGATCCAAAAGACTGATTAGTGGATGACCCACTCTACCTCCTGAATGACAGGTGCCATGTTTTTCAAAgttcatttgaaaaactcaacactCCACGTTTCTTTAAAGATAATCCAGACtttgttgtttgtgatgttaGTCAGGAACTTGTTTCTGTTCGTATCACTGTGAGGGGAGGTAGCGTGCATCTACACATGTAGATATTAATAGCATCTTGCTTGGCTGAGCTGTGACGTTAgctattttaaataatttaggaactattttctttccataTCACAGACCAGAAGGACACTGCGTCCACTCGTGGTTTAGAATCTCAGGCTCGTGACAGCACAGGATGCTTACATTAATGGTGTCGGCTGAGCTGTGTCGTTAGCTATCTCAGTCACCTAGCTGAATGAGCTTCTATATGCCCACAAAGAGGGCTGGGGATTATTTCATATACCCGAGTCATGATTCCTAGAAAGAGACATTGTTCTTGAgtttatcaaatgtatttttgagaGAAGGCTGATACCCCCAAAACTCAACAACTTACACCAATACAATCAAGATGGATAGATGGCACTACAACAAAAGGGAAATATATGTACAACAAGTAGAATCTTTGCAAATCAGCACAGTTTTAGTTGTGTAATACTCACAAGAATTGACTTGAGGGGTGAAGATATCAATCAGAGGCTCGTCTACTTTGATTGGAGGTCCCACGTAGGTCAGTTTAGGAAAGTACCTGTTGACACTGAACTGTTCACTCTCAGGGATCCTCATCCCCTTCGGCGTGCACCCCTTCTTCCCCTGGTGAGTTCTCAGGCCATGGTAGGTCGTGACTTTGGACCAGCCGCAGCAGCTGCAAGTCTGGAGGCTCATGTCTGATGTGGTGATCTTCTGCAAAGGgttaaattcacatttttatcCATTTTAGCAATATGCTAGGATAGCACTTACTCCACAGCTGTAGAGGCAACAAGTGCTTGTCAATATGTACAGGATTCAGGATTGTGTGTTGGTTGTTTAAAGcataaaatctgaatttttgCCTTGgaaagaaatcatttgcatcaGTTGCCACAACAGGCTTAGAGGTAACAGTGCATCGTCATAACTTGCTTTCCCTATTCTGACTTTATCACTTTTTGAGCTGATAACTATTCTTCCTTAGAAATAACACTTTTGAAACAAACATTGCTCTGAACCCATGGAAAACCTGTTTCAAGGTTTAATCTCCAGGAAAGGACATgttaaaaggaaattaaaaccCAACTTTACACTTTTAAAGTTCACTTTTTCTTCTTAAATCTTGTGTGAACTGCCCATTTGCTGCTATTTCATTCTTTAAGTCATAGTTTCCCCTAACATCTGTGATCATTTATGACAATTGACTGATCTGTTTGCAACATGGATGTGTGGGATTAATATTAGACAGTGATCAGTCGCCCTCTAGTGGTGTTGAGCCCATGGTACAGTATCGACTACTTCCTGCTGCAAATTTTGACACACATAATCGAAACTTAAAGAGGAATATAATGAAATCAGTTAACTTTAACTAATAAATTGTAAGTGAAGATAAGATAAGATCAAACATTTTTGATCCCAGGAGAAACATTTAAGTGACAGTAGCAGAGGATGAGGGCCAGAGAGGCACTAGAAGTAAACATAAACCATAAAAAGGTGGGGTAGCTGTGGCCCAAAAGGTAGTCTGGGTGATAAGATGAAGTGTCATGATTGGATGCCAAAACAATGttacagcattctcctaaacaactgaagtagatggggacctgttttaaaaggttaaataacatttaaaaaatgtctccatacGGGTACATGTGATCCACGTATCatgaagccctgagatcccaaattgatccgacaaaatgttatttaaccCCGGTCTAAAGTGCATGCATGAGCTGGATGTGTGTTGAATTTGTAGATAACACTTTTGTTAACTCGTTTTGGGATTTtgccagacgagctgtatggagcaatttttccagttgtttcattacattttaaaacaagtcccctggtgaaagctgcaacactgtttttactgtaaagctccataaatgttttgtgCGCTACGAAGCTTCACTCAACTTTCACATCAGCATTTAcatgagtagataatgactgatgaactgctcctttaaaaaaacatacaactgtctgtgtttgcacTTTGAACTGTCGATAAAGCCAATGATTTTAATGACACTCAGACTAGGACTGTTTGGACAAAAGTTAACATGAACTCACATGTGCAGTGGAACAGGTTATGAAAATAACTTTCACGagaggaaagttttttttttcgtgtgaTGGCAGATAAAGAGCGACCTATtgcttcacacaaacacacacacacacacacacacacacacactcacacacacacacacacacacactagcacaCGCCCTGAAACCTGAGGTTAACCAAAGTAGCCTCCCTGTCAGTAACTACATGTATAGTATGACTTGTTTGTACTGGCAGTCATAGAGTGTCACTCATACACAGCATACTACACTGTAGATAACACTGCTGACATTGCTTATTTTGATAAAATACTAGTTAAGATAAGCAGCTGACCTCAAATGACATTTAAACTCTCTAAGAACGGAAATAATTTCTTTCAAAGgcttaaacacttttttttatattatctCCTCTTTCACCAGAGAAATAAATCATCTCACCTGTGTTCtagtttttgttgtgttgcctTATAATTGCAGTCGAAATCACAAAGTGTCTTCAAATAACAATAAAGTCAGATATCCAGCAGCCTACCTGTCACTGCCTGCCTCACCTCGGTGCTCCTCTGTGTGGTCTGTCTCTGCTTCACTCCCTTTATCACTTCACCCTGAactgtttcagtttcatttcacACAAAATAACTCTGCACTCTTCCAATAATCGCTCCAAACGTGCAGTAATTTGATCTTATCGGCCAGCGCCTTCCTGATAGAAGATGTCACAATGTGTTGTGTAAAAAACAGCATTTCCTTGTGTAGACTATAAAAAGTAGGAATAATGCAATACCCTACAGTATGTTAAATTGGCTACAGCATAACAGCCATACAGGATTGTTTAGCTGACgacatttaaacatatttaatgttcaTGAATAACTTAGTGCGTTGAATGTATGGAAGATAAGTAGTGCCACTGTCAAATTTTATTTgagttctgacatttttttcccacaatttTGGCATCTGGACcataaatgaaattaaaggagagagaaagaaacaatatatatttttatataataaatgaacaaatgtgacaatgaaaagaagagagaagtaATAAGTAATGAACAACAAaagataaatacagaaatacataagattttagttttttatgtcTAAATATGCATGTTAACTAATGCATGAATATAAAGGGGTAATAATAATGCTTGCAGCAGTGAAacaaatattatcattatcatgcCAATAGAGCATAACTATAACAATAGCAATAACAGTAATGATAATAGCAAAAGGATCATAAGTCAAactgaaggagagaaaaatgtttaaaaaattaaagatGGAAAATTAAAATAGAAGCAACAATTACCACAACAAACAATGGCAccaattaaaagagaaaaaaaaagaaactgattaCTACTGTTATTGTGTCATCGCCACCACTATGAGTGAATTAAGGAAAGAAATTGATACAAGATAATAGCCGTTTTTATTCATATGCATGTTAACTATTATCgaaattgtgatttttgaagTGACAGTGGGGGCAgaatgagttttaaaaaaagagggatgatatttttttattgtggtGGCAACTAGTGAAATAGGTAGGATCAATAACTATactaataatgatgataatattaataacaaccaataataatacaataccATAGTAAACAAATATATTGAAGATAGTCTAAATGATTATtcaagaaagaaacaaaagaaattgaaacaatgaaaaagaaTTGATTCTTCTTATTATATCGTCATCACCATCTCATCCCTACAGGCCTGGTTAAGACCTGGATGTCATTCAATTTTCTCAAACTCAACAGTGTCAAAACTGAGCTCATGGCTCTGGTGTCCATGGCGCTTCTCCGAAACATTGTAAATCTCCTCCTTGCTCCATCTCTGCCGCCCTCGAGGTCCGCAACCTCGGTGTCATCCTGGACTCTACCCACAGCACATTATCGCCAAATCCGGTCAAATTTTACCATCTAAAAAACATCTCAAGACTCCAGCCAACACTCTCCAACTCTGACAGAAACTCATGGCCATTTCATCAATACTGCCTATCTCGACTGCTGCTATGGTGTCCTGTTCGGGATCCCCCGTAAGGTCCTGGACAGGCTCCTGTATGTGCAAAACTCAGCTGCAAGGGTTTTCGCCTACAACAGACCTTGACAGCACACCACCTCTACCCTCATTCAACTCCACTGGCTACCCATTAGGTCCTGCATCAATTAGAAAATCCTCTTTTTGATCTATaaatccctccatccctccatgcCCTTGACCCCCAGTGCCTAACACACCTCCCCCACCCCTATACCCCATGCCTGGACCTGCGGTCCTCAGACTCTTGCTTGCTTTTCACCCCCCTGCATCCGGCTGCAAACTCTTGGAGACAGAGCCAGAATAACTAAACTTAACTGGTTGCCCTAAATCTCCCTCATGTAAAAGCCAGACCTCCTGACAGCCGTACTCTTAGCCGACTGATAATACCCTTGCTTCATTTCCCACTGACTCTTCCAGTAGTCCTGCTCGCTCTCTGGGATCCTCATTCCCTTCGGAGTGCATCCCGTCATCCCTTGGTGTGTTCTCAGGACTTGGTAAGTCGTCACTTTGGACCAGCCGCAGTGGCAAACGCGAAGGCGTCTGTCTGAATTGTAGTCTGTTGGAAACATGGTTGAAGAGGTTATTTTAATCTTGAGGTGAAAATTGAACAAgtaaataatgttaataatgttaaaggaatagttcaccccaaaatgaaaagTCAGTTATTATCTGCTCATAGGTGAAGTTTTATAGTTCACAAAACTTTTATGGGGCTTCACAGAAAAACGGTGTTGCAGTATTCACATTCAAAAACAAcccaaaagaagaaaagttaaTTCTGCTCTCCCAGTGTAATGAAGCAGTAACTTTAATGGCTGAGACATGAAGCAGATGCGGAAGTTCCAAAACCTGCAGTTGCTcaaatggccacttgaggcATTATAGTATATCATTATAGTTTAGTTTTGTGTCCAATTTATGTGAGTAACATGAGATGAAATGCACTAATCTTTATGTGTGAGTGAATACAGCTTGTTAGCCTCAGCTAGCAGGATAGCTCCCAGTTTGTCGGGCTTGTTTAACTAACTAGGCTCGCTTCAGCTCCacccactctcctcctccttgccCATTTTAAATTAGAGTTAGGTGGAGTCAGGCACTGCCAAGATGGCGGCGGCTGGTACCCGCCACTTTGAGCCTCAGTTTAGCCCTTCAGATACCTACTGGTGATTTCACAGTGGCTCTGTCCGCTATTTTATATAGTCAGCATGTGTAATCGAAGTCTCTCTAATAGATCCTGAATAGATatgaaaaaactttatttacaccctcaacaaTCAGTTGAGCCTTATGTATCCACTGCGTAACAAAGGTGGAAACATATACCTTttgctcagcagctacagtgaagtttttggcttttaaaaagggtgtaaataatgtttttcaaGTCAATTTGGAATCTCAGGGATTCACGAGACTTGggtcatgtttatttttgacttttttaaaattctttatttaaaaCCAGTCTCAGTCTACTTCAgcttaggagaatgctgcaacactgtgaagccccagaaatgttttgtcgacTACTAAGCTTCACCTGACCCTCTATCTGCAGAGGGGTGAGTGGATGACTGAATTTCctattgtatttctttttgtttgtggcaATAAGAGGAGTGAACATACTGTGTGTGCAAAATCCATCAGTCTTGTTAAAGTTGTGGTCGTCCAGCCAGTCATTTTGATCGTATGGTAATTCATCATCCCACTTGCTGTAATTCTGGTCAGGCTCTTCAATCCACACAGTCGGCTGATTAGTTCTTCGCCTCATTTCCCACTGACTCTTCCAGTAGTCCTGCTCGCTCTCTGGGATCCGTCTTCCCTTTGGAGTGCATCCCATCTTCCCCTGGTGAGTTCTCAGGCCACGGTAAGTCGTCACTTTGGACCAGCCGCAGTGGCAATCCCGAAGACGTCTGTCTGGATTGTAGTCTGTTTAAAACATAGTTGAAGAGGTGATT containing:
- the LOC115589573 gene encoding uncharacterized protein LOC115589573 isoform X3; the encoded protein is MRNYIYHGTWTKMTICTPKGKRIEEHYDGWGYGGYQDSQEDLCLDDYNSDYTDYNSGRRLRHCHCGWSKVTTYQGLRTHQGKRGCTLKGVEVKEHDQHHYGRGNGGYQYNQKDQYLDDYNSDYIDEFCTYYNPDRRLRDCHCGWSKVTTYRGLRTHQGKMGCTPKGRRIPESEQDYWKSQWEMRRRTNQPTVWIEEPDQNYNYNSDRRLRVCHCGWSKVTTYQVLRTHQGMTGCTPKGMRIPESEQDYWKSQWEMKQGYYQSAKSTAVRRSGFYMREI
- the LOC115589573 gene encoding uncharacterized protein LOC115589573 isoform X2, which gives rise to MRNYIYHGTWTKMTICTPKGKRIEEHYDGWGYGGYQDSQEDLCLDDYNSDYTDYNSGRRLRHCHCGWSKVTTYQGLRTHQGKRGCTLKGVEVKEHDQHHYGRGNGGYQYNQKDQYLDDYNSDYIDYNPDRRLRDCHCGWSKVTTYRGLRTHQGKMGCTPKGRRIPESEQDYWKSQWEMRRRTNQPTVWIEEPDQNYSKWDDELPYDQNDWLDDHNFNKTDGFCTHNYNSDRRLRVCHCGWSKVTTYQVLRTHQGMTGCTPKGMRIPESEQDYWKSQWEMKQGYYQSAKSTAVRRSGFYMREI
- the LOC115589573 gene encoding uncharacterized protein LOC115589573 isoform X1, with product MRNYIYHGTWTKMTICTPKGKRIEEHYDGWGYGGYQDSQEDLCLDDYNSDYTDYNSGRRLRHCHCGWSKVTTYQGLRTHQGKRGCTLKGVEVKEHDQHHYGRGNGGYQYNQKDQYLDDYNSDYIDEFCTYYNPDRRLRDCHCGWSKVTTYRGLRTHQGKMGCTPKGRRIPESEQDYWKSQWEMRRRTNQPTVWIEEPDQNYSKWDDELPYDQNDWLDDHNFNKTDGFCTHNYNSDRRLRVCHCGWSKVTTYQVLRTHQGMTGCTPKGMRIPESEQDYWKSQWEMKQGYYQSAKSTAVRRSGFYMREI